The following proteins come from a genomic window of Gossypium raimondii isolate GPD5lz chromosome 5, ASM2569854v1, whole genome shotgun sequence:
- the LOC105771314 gene encoding cullin-3B has protein sequence MSNQKKRIFQIEAFKNRVVVDPKYAEKTWKILEHAIHEIYNHNASGLSFEELYRNAYNMVLHKFGEKLYSGLVTTMTAHLKEISKSIEAAQGDLFLEELNRKWNDHNKALQMIRDILMYMDRTYIPNTHKTPVHELGLSLWRDNIIHSGKIQSRLLSTLLELVHRERTGEVIDRGLMRNIVKMLMDLGSSVYQEDFEKPFLEVSAEFYRRESQKFIECYDCGDYLKKAEIRLNEEIERVTHYLDAKSEGKITNVVEKEMIANHMMRLVHMENSGLVNMLLNDKHGDLGRMYNLFRRVPNGLAMIRDVMTSHLRETGKQLVTDAERLKDPVEYVQRLLDEKEKYDGIISLAFSNDKTFQNALNSSFEYFINLNSRSPEFISLFVDDKLRKGLKGVSEEDVEIILDKVMMIFCYLQEKDVFEKYYKQHLAKRLLSGKTVSDDAERSLIVKLKTACGYQYTSKLEGMLTDMKTSQDTMQGFCSSHPELTDGPTLVVQVLTTGSWPTQPSITCHLPFEMSALCEKFRSYYLGIHTGRRLSWQTNMGTADIKAIFGKGQKHELNVSTYQMCILMLFNNADRLSYKEIEQVTAIPASDLKRCLQSMACVKGKNVLRKEPMSKDIGEDDSFFVNEKFASKFYKVKVGTVVAQKESEPEKQETRQRVEEDRKPQIEAAVVRIMKSRKVLDHNNIIAEVTKQLQSRFLANPTEIKKRIESLIEREFLERDNSDRKMYRYLA, from the exons ATGAGTAATCAAAAGAAAAGGATCTTCCAAATAGAAGCATTCAAGAACCGGGTCGTGGTGGATCCGAAATATGCAGAAAAGACCTGGAAAATTCTCGAACATGCAATCCATGAGATTTACAACCATAACGCTAGTGGCCTCAGTTTTGAAGAGCTTTACAg GAATGCATACAATATGGTTTTGCACAAATTTGGTGAGAAGCTGTACTCAGGACTCGTTACAACTATGACTGCACACCTCaaagaaatatcaaaatctatagAGGCTGCTCAAGGTGATTTATTTCTCGAAGAGCTGAACAGGAAATGGAATGACCATAACAAGGCCTTGCAAATGATTCGAGACATATTGATGTACATGGACAGGACTTATATTCCAAATACCCATAAAACCCCTGTCCATGAGCTGGGACTTAGCTTGTGGAGGGATAACATTATACATTCTGGCAAAATTCAGTCGAGGCTTCTGAGCACACTTCTTGAACTGGTGCATAGAGAGCGAACTGGGGAAGTTATAGACCGGGGGCTGATGAGGAACATAGTCAAGATGCTTATGGATTTGGGTTCTTCTGTTTACCAGGAGGATTTTGAGAAGCCATTTCTTGAGGTTTCTGCTGAGTTTTACAGGCGTGAATCTCAGAAATTTATTGAGTGCTATGATTGTGGGGACTATCTAAAGAAAGCAGAGATACGTCTAAATGAAGAAATTGAGAGAGTTACCCACTACTTGGATGCCAAGAGTGAAGGCAAGATAACTAATGTGGTGGAGAAGGAAATGATTGCTAACCACATGATGAGATTAGTCCACATGGAGAACTCCGGCTTGGTAAATATGCTTCTTAATGACAAGCATGGTGACTTGGGTAGAATGTACAATTTATTTAGAAGAGTTCCTAATGGTCTTGCAATGATACGAGATGTGATGACATCACACCTTAGAGAAACGGGTAAACAACTAGTTACTGATGCAGAAAGGTTGAAAGATCCTGTGGAGTATGTCCAACGGCTCTTggatgaaaaggaaaaatatgatGGTATCATTAGCCTAGCATTTAGCAATGACAAGACATTCCAGAACGCTCTCAACTCCTCATTtgaatatttcattaatttgaaTTCTCGTTCCCCTGAGTTCATTTCATTATTTGTGGATGATAAGCTTCGTAAAGGTTTGAAAGGAGTCAGTGAGGAGGATGTGGAGATAATTCTTGACAAAGTTATGATGATCTTCTGCTATCTGCAGGAGAAGGATGTGTTTGAGAAATACTATAAGCAGCACCTAGCTAAGCGGCTTTTGTCAGGCAAAACTGTATCTGATGATGCAGAAAGAAGTCTGATAGTCAAGCTTAAGACAGCATGTGGATATCAATATACTTCAAAGTTAGAAGGCATGCTTACAGACATGAAGACCTCCCAAGACACAATGCAAGGGTTTTGCTCTAGCCACCCTGAGCTCACAGATGGCCCTACCCTAGTTGTTCAGGTTCTAACAACGGGGTCTTGGCCCACTCAGCCTAGTATTACTTGCCACCTACCCTTTGAGATGTCAGCATTGTGTGAGAAGTTTCGGTCATATTATCTTGGAATCCATACTGGTCGAAGATTATCCTGGCAAACTAACATGGGGACAGCAGATATAAAAGCAATTTTTGGGAAGGGTCAGAAGCATGAGTTAAATGTTTCAACTTACCAAATGTGTATATTGATGCTTTTTAATAATGCTGATAGGCTTAGCTACAAGGAAATTGAACAAGTCACAGCGATTCCTGCTTCAGACTTGAAAAGATGCTTGCAATCAATGGCATGTGTGAAGGGAAAGAATGTTCTTAGGAAAGAACCTATGAGTAAAGATATTGGCGAGGATGATTCATTTTTTGTTAATGAAAAGTTTGCAAGCAAATTTTACAAGGTGAAGGTAGGAACTGTGGTTGCACAAAAGGAGTCAGAACCTGAAAAGCAGGAGACCCGACAAAGAGTGGAGGAGGACAGGAAGCCGCAGATTGAAGCTGCAGTAGTTAGGATCATGAAGTCAAGGAAGGTGCTAGATCACAACAATATAATAGCTGAGGTTACAAAACAGTTGCAGTCACGGTTCCTTGCGAACCCAACGGAGATAAAGAAACGGATAGAGTCTCTAATCGAGCGGGAATTCTTGGAAAGGGACAATAGTGATAGGAAAATGTATAGGTATCTAGCCTAA